Part of the Micromonospora rhizosphaerae genome is shown below.
GCGCCGGCTGCCTCCGCCGCCACCGGGCACCCTGATCGGCGCCCTGGCCACGGTCCTGTGCGCGGTGCCGGAGATGGCCGTCGATCCCGCTGCCCTGCTCCGGTTCTGCGACCATCCCGAGCCGCTGGTGGCCGGAGTCGGGAACTGCCTGGCCAGCTACGTGTTCGAGCAGTCGGGCCAGCCCGAGCACGCCCTGGCCGCCGCCCGGCGGATGCTCGGCGCGCTCGCCGACCGGCCCGTCCCCTGGATCCGCGTCCTCGCCCACTCCCGGGTCGGTGAGCTGTGCATGCAGGCCGAACTCGGCGAGGAGGCGCGCGGCAACCTCACCGCCGCCCTGAACCTGCTGACCGAGTCCGGGCCCTGGCTCGACGTGCTCCAGATCCGGTGGGCGCTGGTGCTGGTCAACCTGCAACTCGGCGCGGTGGACGAGGCGGAGCGCTGGCTGGCGCTCGCCACGTACGATCGCGCGGACGACGCGTACCGGATGCGGTCCTTTGAGACCGGGGTCCGCGCGGAGGTGGCGCTGGCCCGCGGTGACGTCGAGGCGGGCCTGCGCCTGTGGCGGGCCGCCGTGGATCAGCTGGCGACCCCGCTGGATCCGCTGGTGTGGGCGCAGCCGGACGGTGATCCGCCATGGATCCTGGAGGTACGGGCCGCCGCCGTCGTCGCCCACGCCCGGCGCGGCGGGCTGGACGCCGTCGAAAAGTTGGTCGACGACCTGTCGGGGAAGCTTGCCGCGCTGCTCGCCCGTCCCCTCGACAATCCGCCGGCGTTCCTGGCGCAGTTGCCGATCTGCGGTGCCATGCTGCTGGCACTGGCGATGGTGGACCTCGAGCGGGGGGATCGCACCGGCGACGAGCAGTTGCTGGCCTCCGGCGCACGCCTGATCGCGTTGGCGGAGCGCTTCGGCTGTCTCCGCAACTTCCAGCCCAGCATGTCGTCCGCCGCGGCGCGGCGGGCGGCCGAGCAGGCCGACCGGGCGGCGTACGACGAGGCGTCCGCGTCGTACGCCGCCCTCGGTCACGACGACCTGCGGGCGGCCGCCCTCACCGCGCTGCGCGCCCGGCCCTCGGCCGGTCAGCGCGACGGGTCCCGGTCGTACAGTCTCCGGGCCCACAGGTAGCCCGCCACGGCGATGCCCACGCACCACCCGACCGCCTGGGCCGCGCTGCTGCCCGTCGACGTGGCGAAGAGCAGGCCGCGCAGAGTCTCGATGATCGGGGTGAAGGGCTGGTACTCGGCGAACCAGCGCAGGCCCACCGGCATCGACTCGGTCGGCACGAACCCGCTGCCGAGGAAGGGCAGCAGCATCAGCGGCATCGGCAGGTTGCTGGCGCTCTCCACGCTCCTGGTCACCATGCCCAGCGCCACCGACAGCCAGGTGATGGCGAAGGAGACCAGCACGAGCAACCCGACGGCCGCCAGCCACCCGGCCGGACCGGCGGAGGGCCGGAACCCGACCAGCAGGGCCACCGCGACAACGACCGCGACGCCGGTCATCGTCTGCAGGACGGCACCGACGACGTGCCCGGTCAGCACCGCCGACCGGGCGATCGACATGGTGCGGAAGCGGGCGACGATGCCCTCGGTCATGTCCATGGCCACCGAGATCGCCGTGCCCTGGGCCGCCCCGGCGATCGCGAGCAGCAGGATGCCGGGGGTGACGTAGTTGACGTACTCGGAGCGGCCACCGGAGACCCGCCCGAGGCCGTTGCCCAGGGTGCCGCCGAAGACATAGACGAACAACAGGAGGAAGATCACCGGTATCCCGATGACCGCCACGGTCAATGCCGGATAGCGCAGCGCGTGCCGCAGGTTGCGGCGCAGCATGGTCGCCGAATCGCCGAGGGTGTGGGCCAGAGTGGTCACTTCGCGCCAACTTTCTCGTCGGTGGGGCGGCCGGTCAGCGCCAGGAAGACGTCGTCGAGATCGGGGGTGTGCAGGGACAGCGCGTCGACCTCGATCGACGCGCCGTCGAGCCGGTCGAGCAGGGCCTTCACCGAGCGGACGCTGCCGTCACTCGGCACCTGCAGCGTGAGGGCCTCGTTGTCACGCGCCGCCGTCGGCAGCGCGCGGGCCGCCGCGTCGAAACCAACCGGGTCGCCGAACCGCAACCGGACATGACCACCCGGGATGCGTCGCTTCAGCTCGTCCGGGGTTCCCTCGGCAACCAGCCGTCCCTGGTCGAGCAGCGCGATCCGCCCGGCGAGGTGATCGGCCTCCTCCAGATACTGGGTGGTCAGGAAGATGGTCACGCCACCCGCCACCAGTTCCTTGATGATCTGCCACATCATCCGCCGGCTGCGCGGGTCCAGACCGGTCGTCGGTTCGTCGAGGAAGATCAGCCGCGGCCGGCCCACGAGCGTCATCGCCAGGTCCAGCCGTCGCCGCATCCCGCCCGAATAGGTGGACACGGGTTTCCCGGCCGCCTCCGCCAGGTCAAACCGCTCCAGCAGGTCGGCCACGATCCGACGTCCCTCGACGCGGCCCAGGTGCCGCAGGTCCGCCATCAACCGGAGGTTCTCCGCGCCGGTGAGCAGGTTGTCCACGGCGGAGAACTGCCCGGTGACGCCGATGGCGGCCCGCACCCGGTCCGGCTCGCTCGTCAGGTCGTGGCCAAGGATCCGGACGTCGCCGCCGTCCGCCCGGATCAACGTCGAGAGGATCTGGACCATCGTGGTCTTGCCCGCGCCGTTCGGGCCGAGCAGGGAGAAGACCGAGGCCTCCGGTACGTGCAGGTCGATGCCGTCGAGCACGACATGATCGCCGTACGACTTGCGCAGGCCGGTCACGGCGATCGCCGGCCCTGGAATGGTCGTCGTCATGCCCGTAGCGTGCCGGCGGCGGGGATCACCGCGGTTTCACCACGGTTTCAGCGCTGAAGGTGATCAGGAGTTGCCCCGGTCGGTCGACCACGCGGGGGTTCGGCCCGCTGGAAGATGCCGAAGAGCCAGAGCAGCGACGGCACGAGCAGCAGCGCTCCGATGACCAGGACCACCAGCACGGTGGCGAGGACGGTGGGGTCCCCGGCCGCGTGCGCGACGTCGAGGCCGGGACTAAGCAGGACGGGGTACTGTGCCGCGCCCCACGCCCACAGGACGGCGGCGACGGCGAGGGCGGCGGTGACCCGGACCAACCGGTACCGGCCGGCGGCGATCAGGACCAGGGAGCCGATGCCGGCGGCGAGGGACAGCAGCACCAGGGGCAGCGCGCGCCCGCCCAGATCGGCGAAGAGGTCCGGTGCGTCGACGGCCACCACGGCGAGACCGGCGAGGGCGCCGGCACCGACGAGCACACCGGTGACCAGGGCCCGACGACGGAACTGGGCGACCAGCTCGGGAGCTCCGGCCCGCCGGGCGTCGTGGAGCAGGTACACCGCGGCCAGATAGGCGCAGACGCCGATGGCGAGCAGGCCGCTGTAGATGGAGGTGGGGTTGAGCCAGCTGCCCCAGATGTCGCCTTGGGCGATGCCGGGAGGTACGCGCCCGGAGGCGAGCGCACCGACGATCGCACCGAGGAAGAACGGGGTGGCGAGCGAGGAGAGCGCGAACGTCGCACCGTAGAGCCGCTGTTGGGCCAACGTATGGCTGGCCTTGCGGAAGGCGAATGCGGCTCCCCGGCCGATGATGCCGAACGCGGCCAGGGTGAGCGGGATGTAGAGGGTGGAGGCGAAGGCCGCGAACGCCGGCGGGAAGGCGGTCCAGAACAGTGTGATCACCAGGATCAGCCAGACGTGGTTGGCCTCCCAGACCGGGGCGATGGAGTGTTCGATCAGCTTCCGCCGACCGGCACCGCGACGGGTGCCGCCGGACAGCAGGTCCCAGATGCCGGCACCGAAGTCGGCCCCGGCGAACAGGGTGTACAGGGTCAGTCCGAGCAGGAGGACCCCGAGCAGGATGTCGGCGATGGTCACGGCCCGGTTTCCGCCGCCGCCGGTGCCCCCTCCTGCGGCGCCACCGGCTCCTCGCGGTGCCGGGCCATCCGACGCAGCACCAGGATGGTCGCGACCGTCAGCACCAGGTAGACGCTGGCAACGAGCACCAGACCGGCGGCCAGGCCGGGGGCGGGGTTGACGGCGGCCGAGGTACGCAGCACCCCGTACACGATCCAGGGTTGCCGGCCGACCTCGGTGACCACCCACCCGGCCTCGACCGCAAACGCTGCGGCGACTCCGCTGAGCGCCGCCGCGCGGAGGAACCAGGGCGAGCGGGGTGGGCCACGCCGGCGCCACCACGACAGCCCCCACCACGCGGCGAGCCCCACCAGCGCAGAGCCGACCGCGACCATCAACTGGAACGCCCACTTCACGATCGTCACGGGAGGCTCCTGGTCGTCCGGCACCTGGTCGAGCCCCGGCACCACGGCGTTCGCGTCCCATTTGGCCAACAGGGACAGGGCGTTGGGGATCTCCACCGCATAGCGGAGTTCGCCGTCGCGGTAGACGCCGCCGAGGGAGAGCGGGGCGCCCGCCTGGGTGCGGCCGAGCCCTTCTATCGCGGCCAGTTTGGTCGGCTGGTACTCCCCGACAAAGCGGGCGGCCCAGTCGCCGACCACGACCTGCACCGGGGCGAAGAGGGCGGCCACGGTGAACGGAATGGCGAACCCCAGCCGGTGGTACCGGTCCCGGCGACCGCGCAGCAGCGCGACGGCGTACACGCTGGCGATGCCGAAGCCGGTGACCATGAACGCCGCGATGATCATGTGTACCGTCTGCGGTGGGGTTGCCGGGTTGAACATGGCCGCCCACGGCCGTACGTTCGTCGCCCTGCCGGAGACCAGGTCGAAGCCGCGCGGCTGGTTCATCCAGGCGTTCGCGGACACCACGAAGAACGCGGACGCGACCCCGGCCACGCAGACCGGCAGGCCGGACAGCAGGTGCGCGCGCGGTGGAAGCCGGTCCCACGCGTACAGGTAGATGCCCACGAAGATGGCCTCGATGAAGAAGGCGAAGCCCTCCAGCGCGAACGGCAGCCCGATCACATCACCGAACGCCCCCATCAGGCCGGGCCAGAGCAGCCCCATCTCGAACGACAGGATCGTCCCCGAGACCGCGCCGACCGCGAACAGGACACCCATGACCGAGGCCCACCGGCGGGCCAGCCGGGTGTAGACGACGTCACCGGTACGCAGCCCCCGCCACTCGGCGAAGACCGTGACCGCTGGCATGCCGACCCCGAACGCGGCGATGACGATGTGCCAGCCGAGCGACAACGCCATCTGCAGCCGCGCCGCCATCAGGTCAGCCGGAATGGCGTCCTGCGCCAGGAAGTGCAGCAACCGATGCCTCCCATCGATTGCGCACATCATCGCAACGACATCGGACGTATGGGCAGGAATGCGAGATCTCCCGTACCCTCGGGGCCGGTGCCAGCGTGAGGCACTGCCCTGGCAGATGAGGGAGCCGCGACCATGGCAGTGCTCGACCGGTCGTCCAGCAAACCGCGATGGGCGGACGCGGCCGGCGTTCTTGCCCTCGTCGTCACCATGATTCTGACTGCCCGCCAGCTACGCCCGCTGACCGAGGCTGGTGCCTTCCTCCTGCGTACGGGCGAAACGCTGAGTGTCGTGCCGGTATGGGCCTGGCCCCGAGCAGCGGCCTGGGTCGCGATCAGCGTCGCCGTCCTCTTCCGGGCACGGACCGCCGCGGTGCTAGGCGCCTGGGCGGCCGTGCTGTACGAGATCGTCGTGGTCATGCTGCGGATCAACGGCGACCCGCGCTACGACGTGCCCTTTGACCTGCTGGTGTGGCCGTTGCTGCTGGCGATCGCGGCGGCGTTCCTGTTGACCCTGTCGGCTCGGGCTCCGCACGGCCTCGACCTGCTCGGGCGCCATGGACGTCGGCTACTCGCAGCAGCGGCCACGGTCACCACACTCACCGCGGTGGCGATTCCGATCCTGGGCGATTACCACCCGCCGCCCCCCGCGGACTCCATCGACCGTGGGTTCCACGCCAGCTTCGTCTTCCCGTCGCAGCTCGCCGACGCTGTCGCCGGCGCGACGTTCGCGGTTGTGCTGGCCCTCGCCCTGGCCGCGGTCAGCGGCGTCGACCGGGCCGTCCGCCCCCGGGTGTACGCGCTGTCGGGGGCGGGCATCGCCGGATTCGTCGCGATCCAGCTCGGCCTGCCCCAGCCATTCGGTTTGTCGATCGTGCCGGCGCCGTCGCGACCCACCCAGGCCGTGGTCCTCGTGATCGGACCGGGCCTCGTCCTCGGCGCTGGTCTGTTGTTGATTCGGTTCAGCGAGCGGCACCGCCCTACAGTCGACGGCATCGATCGACGGAAGGACCCCTCATGGACGAGCGCGACGGGATGACGTTCCGCACGTCCATCCGCCTCATGTTCATGGTCATGCTGCTGATCGGCTTCCTGGCCTGGGTCTTCGTCCAAGCCGTGTACTCACTCGTCGCCGGGCGGTTGCCGACCGACCTGATGAGCACCGCCGCGTCGGGCATCCTCTACGCTGTCGCCTTCAGCGCTCTCTCGCTCGCCCTGCACCGCCGCAACTGGCCGTCGGTCCACGTCAGCGATCCCGCGCTCGGGCTGGCCGGGAAGGGGCGAGCGGCCGAGCTCCCATGGCCGGCGATCCAGTCGGCGACGGTCCACCGTCCTGGCCCGTTCGCCATGCTCCAGGTCACCCTCCAACCCGGAGCGGTCGTGCCGTCCGCCACCACGCTTCGGCCACGCATGTGTGCTGGCCAGCCTGTCTACACAGTCAACGTCGGCCTGCTTCGGCCCGCGACGAGGGTCCTACGTACCGAGCTCGCCCGCCACCTGCCAGAGGTCGCCTCCGGACCCTGATTCCCGCTTCGAAGTGACTCGGGGCGACCACCGCCCACAGCCCGGCTCAGGGATTAGATCCCCGCCGCGTTCCTCGTCACCGCCGCGCTCAGCTTCGTGATGCTCGGCGAGGCGGTCCGCGAGGCGCTCGATCCCAAACTGCGCTGAACGAGCACATACGATGCCGGGGTCGCAAGGTCGCCCACGGTTCGCTCCAGGCCATGCCGGAACAGGAATATCAGCGCGCCACCCGTTTGTGGGCGGTAGCCGAGGGTAGCCACGCCGTGTCCGGGATCGGAGGGACGGGGCATGGCTGAGCTGCAGTTCTACGAAAAGGTGGCCGCACGGGCGGGCGTCCCGCCGGAGACGGCGCAATCCCTGACCGAGGCCACCCTGCGTACCCTCTCGGAGCGGATCAGCGGCGGCGAGGCGGCAGACCTGGCTGACCACGTGGCGCACGAGTTGCGCCCGTTCGTGGCCAAGGCACCACCGGAGGAACCGGAGGTGTTCGCGTACGACGAATTCCTGCGGCGGGTGGCGGACCGCGCGGGGGTGGACCAGGGCGTCGCGGAGCGCGGCGTGCGAGCCGTCCTGCAGACCTTGCATCGCGTGGTGGGCCACGACGAGTTCGAGGACGCCATGTCGCAGCTGCCGGCGGACATCCGGGCGCTGGCCCAGCCCGTGCCCCGCGGGGCGTGACCGCGGGGATCTCCACACGCGCCGTTTTGCCAGACACACCTCGGGTAAGCGGCGCTGATTCGCCGCGAGAGGAGGAGCAGCAGATGAACGGTTCCGAGTTCGTCGACTCGGTTGCCCGGCACTCCGGCATCCCGCAGGCGCAGGCTGACGCCCTCACCCGCGCCACCCTGCAGACGCTGGCTGAACGGCTCACCGCAGGCGAGGCGAGGGATCTTGGCGAGCAGCTGCCCAGGGAGTTACGGGATGACCTGTGTCAGGCCCAGGGAGGCGCCGAGCCGTTCGGGCTGGCGGAGTTCCTCCAGCGCGTCAGCTCACGCGCCGGTGTGGATGCGGCCCTGGCCGACAAGAGCGTGCCCGCGGTGTTCAAGACGATCTGCAAAGAGGTCACCAGCGACGAGTTCGACGACATGATGGCTCAGCTTCCGGAGGAGTTCTGGGACGTGCGCGAGCCGGCCGGGGCACGGGTCGGGGTGGAACGGCGCCCGGAGGTACCGGCACGAAGCAGAACAGCAGCCGACGCCGGTCGCGGACGCCGCGACGCCCCGGAGATGGTCCGGAAGGAGAACCCGCGGTGAACTACGCCGAGTTTCTGGAAGCGGTGGCGGAGCGGGCGGGCCTGCCACCCGCGGAGGCGGCGAACGTCATCCGAGCCACGCTCAAGACATTGGCGGAACGGGTCAGTGGAGGACAGGCTTCCGACCTGGCCGAGCAGCTTCCCGAGGAGTTCCGGGGGCACCTGTACAAGGAAGTGGATTTCGCCGAACGGCTCGATCTGCCCGAGTTCCTGCATGAGATACGGGCGCGCGCGGGAGTGGGTGATGATCAGCGGGCCGCCGAGGCTGCCCGCGCCGTGTTGACGACCGTACGCGACGCGGTGAGCGCCGAAGAAATCAAGGACCTGGAATCGGAGCTGCCGAAGGACATTCGGCAACTGCTTCATCCGGTACGCCGCGGAGTCGGGGCGTGAAGCGAGCCGTGTAGGGAGAGGAGCTCAGTCGATGCCCGTGCCGCAGACACCACTGATCGGAAAGACCGTGGCCTTCCTGGCCACCGACGGCGTCGAGGAGGTCGAGTACACCCAACCGCGCCGGGCGGCCGAGCAGGCAGGCGCACAGGTCCACCTCATCTCCATCAAGTCCGCACCGATCCAGTCCATGCAGCACGACATACATCCGTCGAACACCTACCCGGTCGACCGGACCGTCCAAGAGGCCGACCCGGCGGCGTACGACGCGTTGGTGCTGCCGGGCGGGGCGGTCAATCCGGATCGGCTCCGGCTCAACCCCGATGCGATCCGGTTCATCCGTGCATTCTTCGAGCAGCAGAAGCCGGTCGCGGCGATCTGCCACGGCCCGTGGACGCTGGTGGAGGCGGGCCTGGTCGCCGGCCGGACCCTGACCTCGTACCCGAGCCTGCGGACCGACATCACCAACGCCGGGGGCAACTGGGTGAACGAGCCGGTGCACGTCGAGAACGGGCTGGTGACCAGCCGCGGCCCGAACGACATCCCCGCCTTCTGCGACAAGATGGTCGAGGAGATCACGGAGGGTCGACATGTCGGGCGGATGATGCCGGCCCGCTGATCCGGGGCCGCGTGGCGGCGGCCGGGCCCGGCGGTAGCTGGCCGGGTTGAACCCCGGCGGCACGCGGGGGTGTTGCGGTAGAACCGTGGAGTGAGCCGAACTCGGCTGGAGGAATTCAGCGATGGGGTCTTCGCGGTCGCGATCACGCTACTCGCGCTGAACCTGGCGATGGCCGGCCCGGGTCACGGCCCGCTCCTGCATCAACTCGCGGACCACTGGCCCTCATTCGTCGCCTACCTGATCAGCTTCTTCACGATCGGGATCATCTGGGTCAACCATCACGCCCTCATCGGCAACGTCGCCGTCGTCGACCGGACCCTGGCCCTCCTCAACCTCGTCCTGCTGCTGTTCGTCGTCCTCATCCCGGTAGACACGGCGACGGTGGCCAAGTACGTCACGCTGGGCGGACAGGACGCCCGGGTGGCGGTGGTTCTGTATGCAGCTGCCTTCCTGGGGATGGGGCTCAGCTTCGGCGGGATCTTCGAATGGACCTTGCGTACGGGGCGGCTCCAGCAGCCGCTGCCGGAGCGGGCCCGTCGGGCGGCGCGGCTGCGATTCTGGACCGGGTCGATCCTGTATCTGGCCGCGATCGCCGTCGCCTTCGTCAGCCCGCCGGTGGCGCTGGCCATCATCGGCGCCGTCCCCGTTTACTACATCTTCGAACGCACCCCGGCGGGCAGCCCTCCTGCAGACGCACGGCAGCAATGAGCCGGTGCCGAGCTGGGGTCGAGCCCGGACCACGCCTCCGGAGTTGACCCCCCGTCAGCCGGTCACCGTGGGGATCAGTTTCCGGACCACGTCGACCAGCAGGTCGATGTCGGCCTCGGTGGTGCGCCAGTTGACGATCGCGGGTCGCAGTGCCACCCTGCCGCCGTAGACGGTGGTACCGGCATGGACCCGGCCGTCGTCGAGCAGGGCTGCGCCGAGGCGTCGGTTGAGGTCGTCGAGCGTCTCCTCCGGCACACCGGCGGGACGCACCCGGAAGCAGACGATGTTGAGCGGCACCTCGGCGAGGAGTTCCAGTTCGGGCGCCTCGTCGACCATCCTACGGAGACGTTGAGCAAGGTCGAGGTGGCGCTCCACCATCGCCCGGTAGCCGTCGCGGCCGTACGCGGCCAGGGTCGCCCAGATGGGCAGCGACCGGGCCCGCCGGGAGGACTCGGGGCCGAGCAGCGCGTAGTCCGGTCCGGCGGAAGCGGGCAGGGCGCTCCGCTTCCCCGGCAGGTACGCCGCTCCCGGCATGCCGAACGCGGCCGGAAGTCGCGCCGGGTCCCGGAGGAAGGCGAAGCCGCTCTCGTACGGCACGTTGAGCCACTTGTGCGCGTCGCCGGCGATCGAGTCGGCGCGCTCCATGCCATGAACCAGGTGGGCGGTACGCGGCGAGAGCGCGGCGAAGACGCCGAACGCGCCGTCGACATGCAGCCAGGCACCGTGCCGCTCGGCGACGTCGGCCAGTTCCTCCAGCGGGTCGAAGTCACCGGCGTTCACCTCCCCGGCGCTGGCGATGAGCACCGCCGGCGCGTTGAGCAGGCGCAGCCGGCTCTCCAGTGCGGGCAGGTCCACCCGGCCCACGCCGTCCCGGACGAAGACCTCGACAGCGTCCCGGCCGTGGCCGAGCAGTTGCAGCGCCTTCCGGTCGCTGGCATGCACGTATCCGCCGGACAGCACCGGCATCCGCGGTAGCCCCGCCAACCCGTCCGCTGCCACGTCGACCCCATGCTGCTCGCCCCACCAGTGGGTGGCGGCGGCCAGGCCGGTGACGTTCGCGAAGGTGGCGCTGGCGACCAGCGCACCACCGAACGCGCCCGGCAGGCCGAACAGTTCACGCAGCCAGGCCAGCGCGATGGTCTCGGTCATCGTGGCGAACTTGGACGAGGCACGGAACGCCGCATTCTGATCGAACAGGGCGGCGGCCCAGTCGGCGGCGAGCGCCGCCGGGGTCGCACCGCCGATGATGAAGTGGAAGAACCGTGGCCCCGCCGAGTGGGTCGCCGCGGCCGCGCCGATCCGCAGCAGCCGCTCCAGCACGACGACCGAACCCTCGCCCCGCTCGGGCAGGCCGCCACCGTGCGCCGGACGCCACAGCTCGTCAAGCAGCGGCAGGCTGCGGGGGTCGTGCACCGGCCGGTCGGCGAGTGACGACAGATAGGGCCCTGCCGCCTCGTACACCTGCCGCAGCGCGTCCTCGGCGTCGGCATCCCGGAACGGATCCGTCATCGCGGGTTCCTCCCTCTCGTCCGGGCAGACGGCACCCGGAGGCGGCGGTCGCATCAGCCTGACACCGCAGCACGGCCTGGCGCGCCAGCCAATTCGTGTGAGGTGGCCCGGTGATCGTTTCTAACCCGGCGCGAACTGCTTGGCCAACCGGTCGTGGAGCGCGGTGAGTGCCGGGCTGACGGTGGCGATGAGCGGCTCCGGATCCGCCAACCGGCGCGCCGCCTCCGGCAGCCAGGCCAGGTCGGCGTCGAACCGCTGGCGTGCCTCGCGTACCTCGCCAACGGGATCGGCCGCGTCGAGGCGGCGTCCGCCGCGCATGACCGGTACGAGCAGCGGCTCCCGGTTCCCCGGTGGCGGCTCCTCGCGCAGCCCCACCACGTCGCCGCTGGCCCCGGTGGGGTCACGGAAGACCTGCTTGGGACCGGGCAGGGTGGCCTTGCCGGGCGACAGCTTGAGCACCGGCCGGTCGCCGACGGCCACCAGCTTGTAGGCGCTGTCGAGTGACGGTGCGTCGTAGGAGACGCCCATGCGGGTGCCGACGCCGTACCCGTCGATAGGTGCGCCCTTGGCGACGATCGCCGCGATGACGTCCTCGTCGAGGCTGCCGCTCGCCACGATCTGGGCCTGGGTCAGCCCGGCGCCGTCCAGGATGGCGCGGGCCTGCACGGCCAGTGCGGCGAGGTCTCCGGAGTCGAGCCGGACGGCGACCGGCCCGGTCAGGCCCAGCTCGGTGATGACGTCGACGGCGGCCCGCACTCCGGCGGGCGTGTCGTAGGTGTCGACGAGGAAGATCGGGTTCGTGGGAAAGTCTGCGGCGAACGCGCGGAACGCCGCACGCTCGTCGGGGAACGCCTCGACGTACGAATGGGCCATCGTTCCGGACGGCTTCAGTCCGTAGCGTCGGGCGGCCTCGACGTGGCTGGTCGCCGCGAAGCCGGCGATCGCCGATGCCCGCGCCACGCCCGCCCCGGCCTCGATCCCGTGCGTACGCCGGAACGCGAAGTCGATCAGCTGCGCGCCGCCCGCGGCGAGGCGGCAGCGGGCGGCCTTACTGGCCACCGTGGTGTGGAACGTGATCAGGTTGAGCACGCCGGTCTCCACCAGCTGCGCCTCGGCGATCGGCGCGGTGACCTCCAGCAGCGGCTCGTCGGCGAACACCACGCGACCCTCCGGTACGGCGCAGACATCGCCGGTGAACCGCAGCCCGGCCAGCGTCGACAGGGTCGACTCGTCGAGCCCGACGACGTCGCGCAGATAGGCCAGCTCGTCGTCGTCGAACGCGAAGCTCTCCAGGAAGGCCAGCGCCTCGGCCAGGCCGGCGGCCACCAGGAAGCCGCGCTGTCGGGGCAGGCGGCGGGCGAAAAGGCTGAACGTGGCGGGCTCCACCATGCCGCGATGCAGGTAGCTGGCCGCCATCCGCAGCTCGTACAGGTCGGTCCGCAACCCCGTCATGCCACCTCCTCGGCCACGCCACCACTGTGGTGGAACCGGCGGCGGAGCGTGCGGGAAATGGGAGAACCTCGAGCTTGCCGACCGCCGGAGCGCATCAGGTTGATACATGGCGAGACCGCAACTGGTTACACCGTCGGCGGCGGCTTCGGAGGAGAGAGCAATGTGCGGAGCTGCCTGCGTGAGCTGACTCCGAGCTTGCTGAACACGTTGCCGAGGTGCCATTCCACTGTTCGTGGACTGATGAACATCTGGGCGGCGATCTCAGCGTTGGTGTGCCCGTCTCTGGCCAGCTTGGCGATCTGGGCCTCCTGGCTGGTGAGTTCGGCGACAGTCGCGGCCGTCCGCTTGCGTGCGGTTTCCCCGGTTGCCTGAAGCTCCCTGCGGGCGCGCTCGGCAAAACCGTCGGCTCCGATCCGGCTGAAGGCCTCGTAGGCGGAGCGTAGCTGGGTACGGCTTTCCTGGCGCCGGTTCTGGCGACGTAGCCACTCGCCGTACAGCAGACGGGCGCGGGCCAGGTGGACGGCGATCCGGCAGCGTCCGAGATGCTCGATCGCCTCCCGGTAGAGCGCATCGGCTCCCGGTCCGTCGCTGAGCAACGCGCGTGAGCAGGCTTCCACGCCCAGCGCCCACTCGGTTCCGCTCACGCGGGTGCGTTCGGTGAGCTTGTCCAACGCCGCCGCGGCGGCCTCTGGCTGCCCGCTGCGGGCAGCCGCCTCGATCAGTTCGACCAGTGCCCACCCGAAGAATCCCAGATCCTCGTACT
Proteins encoded:
- a CDS encoding cytochrome d ubiquinol oxidase subunit II, whose amino-acid sequence is MTIADILLGVLLLGLTLYTLFAGADFGAGIWDLLSGGTRRGAGRRKLIEHSIAPVWEANHVWLILVITLFWTAFPPAFAAFASTLYIPLTLAAFGIIGRGAAFAFRKASHTLAQQRLYGATFALSSLATPFFLGAIVGALASGRVPPGIAQGDIWGSWLNPTSIYSGLLAIGVCAYLAAVYLLHDARRAGAPELVAQFRRRALVTGVLVGAGALAGLAVVAVDAPDLFADLGGRALPLVLLSLAAGIGSLVLIAAGRYRLVRVTAALAVAAVLWAWGAAQYPVLLSPGLDVAHAAGDPTVLATVLVVLVIGALLLVPSLLWLFGIFQRAEPPRGRPTGATPDHLQR
- a CDS encoding ABC transporter permease, whose translation is MTTLAHTLGDSATMLRRNLRHALRYPALTVAVIGIPVIFLLLFVYVFGGTLGNGLGRVSGGRSEYVNYVTPGILLLAIAGAAQGTAISVAMDMTEGIVARFRTMSIARSAVLTGHVVGAVLQTMTGVAVVVAVALLVGFRPSAGPAGWLAAVGLLVLVSFAITWLSVALGMVTRSVESASNLPMPLMLLPFLGSGFVPTESMPVGLRWFAEYQPFTPIIETLRGLLFATSTGSSAAQAVGWCVGIAVAGYLWARRLYDRDPSR
- a CDS encoding DUF2267 domain-containing protein, with product MNGSEFVDSVARHSGIPQAQADALTRATLQTLAERLTAGEARDLGEQLPRELRDDLCQAQGGAEPFGLAEFLQRVSSRAGVDAALADKSVPAVFKTICKEVTSDEFDDMMAQLPEEFWDVREPAGARVGVERRPEVPARSRTAADAGRGRRDAPEMVRKENPR
- a CDS encoding DUF2267 domain-containing protein, with the protein product MNYAEFLEAVAERAGLPPAEAANVIRATLKTLAERVSGGQASDLAEQLPEEFRGHLYKEVDFAERLDLPEFLHEIRARAGVGDDQRAAEAARAVLTTVRDAVSAEEIKDLESELPKDIRQLLHPVRRGVGA
- a CDS encoding cytochrome ubiquinol oxidase subunit I; the protein is MLHFLAQDAIPADLMAARLQMALSLGWHIVIAAFGVGMPAVTVFAEWRGLRTGDVVYTRLARRWASVMGVLFAVGAVSGTILSFEMGLLWPGLMGAFGDVIGLPFALEGFAFFIEAIFVGIYLYAWDRLPPRAHLLSGLPVCVAGVASAFFVVSANAWMNQPRGFDLVSGRATNVRPWAAMFNPATPPQTVHMIIAAFMVTGFGIASVYAVALLRGRRDRYHRLGFAIPFTVAALFAPVQVVVGDWAARFVGEYQPTKLAAIEGLGRTQAGAPLSLGGVYRDGELRYAVEIPNALSLLAKWDANAVVPGLDQVPDDQEPPVTIVKWAFQLMVAVGSALVGLAAWWGLSWWRRRGPPRSPWFLRAAALSGVAAAFAVEAGWVVTEVGRQPWIVYGVLRTSAAVNPAPGLAAGLVLVASVYLVLTVATILVLRRMARHREEPVAPQEGAPAAAETGP
- a CDS encoding DUF2267 domain-containing protein, translated to MAELQFYEKVAARAGVPPETAQSLTEATLRTLSERISGGEAADLADHVAHELRPFVAKAPPEEPEVFAYDEFLRRVADRAGVDQGVAERGVRAVLQTLHRVVGHDEFEDAMSQLPADIRALAQPVPRGA
- a CDS encoding type 1 glutamine amidotransferase domain-containing protein is translated as MPVPQTPLIGKTVAFLATDGVEEVEYTQPRRAAEQAGAQVHLISIKSAPIQSMQHDIHPSNTYPVDRTVQEADPAAYDALVLPGGAVNPDRLRLNPDAIRFIRAFFEQQKPVAAICHGPWTLVEAGLVAGRTLTSYPSLRTDITNAGGNWVNEPVHVENGLVTSRGPNDIPAFCDKMVEEITEGRHVGRMMPAR
- a CDS encoding ATP-binding cassette domain-containing protein, with the translated sequence MTTTIPGPAIAVTGLRKSYGDHVVLDGIDLHVPEASVFSLLGPNGAGKTTMVQILSTLIRADGGDVRILGHDLTSEPDRVRAAIGVTGQFSAVDNLLTGAENLRLMADLRHLGRVEGRRIVADLLERFDLAEAAGKPVSTYSGGMRRRLDLAMTLVGRPRLIFLDEPTTGLDPRSRRMMWQIIKELVAGGVTIFLTTQYLEEADHLAGRIALLDQGRLVAEGTPDELKRRIPGGHVRLRFGDPVGFDAAARALPTAARDNEALTLQVPSDGSVRSVKALLDRLDGASIEVDALSLHTPDLDDVFLALTGRPTDEKVGAK